One Gordonia sp. SID5947 genomic region harbors:
- a CDS encoding FAD-dependent monooxygenase gives MGAANEHFDAVVVGGRCAGAASATALAQRGLRVLVVDAARFPSDTVSTHLLWPTTMAEIQALGALPAVEEIGAPRMPLAEAVLDDIGWRTTYSPVSGIDYAMCVRRTHLDHALVTVARAAGAEIRERCTATDLVFDDGRVAGLCYTDDDDQTHEVRAPVVIGADGRKSVVARLVGVTAPTLVAPSGRACYYAYWSDTREDLRHIASQWRVGSLLGTAFPCDGGDLLSLLQPPVHLAPEFRGRRAQEAYRRGVEALPGLARRLDGCELVSRVRSCTGIESYFRQSSGPGWALPGDAGHFKDPVTAQGIRDALRYGRLLGEAIAPILGARDGADRDALDRATATWAAQRERDCIEVYQWTNFLASGAPPSPLEYELYRQAQTQPDFAAVLSDIYNRVQPPAAMMPVTTLLGAVTHALRRPGVSVRDVGADLRSQQKRMVADWLEKRRFLRSDAADAHPAISQPASRLPQVV, from the coding sequence ATGGGCGCAGCCAACGAACATTTCGATGCGGTCGTCGTCGGGGGACGCTGTGCGGGCGCGGCCTCGGCGACCGCGCTCGCACAGCGTGGCCTCCGGGTACTCGTCGTCGACGCCGCGCGGTTTCCGTCCGACACCGTCTCCACGCATCTGCTGTGGCCCACCACGATGGCCGAGATCCAGGCGCTCGGCGCGCTGCCCGCCGTCGAGGAGATCGGTGCCCCGCGGATGCCGTTGGCCGAGGCGGTGCTCGATGACATCGGCTGGCGCACCACCTACTCGCCGGTGTCGGGGATCGACTATGCGATGTGTGTGCGCCGCACACATCTCGACCACGCCCTGGTGACGGTTGCCCGAGCCGCCGGCGCGGAGATCCGTGAGCGTTGTACCGCAACGGATCTCGTCTTCGATGACGGTCGGGTGGCTGGATTGTGCTACACCGACGACGACGATCAGACCCACGAGGTGCGGGCGCCGGTGGTGATCGGGGCGGACGGCCGGAAGAGTGTCGTCGCGCGCCTGGTGGGCGTCACAGCGCCTACGCTGGTGGCGCCGAGCGGTCGGGCCTGCTATTACGCCTACTGGTCGGACACACGAGAAGATCTGCGCCACATCGCGTCCCAGTGGCGAGTCGGTTCGCTCCTCGGAACCGCCTTCCCCTGTGACGGCGGCGATCTGTTGTCGTTGCTGCAACCGCCCGTGCACCTGGCCCCGGAGTTCCGTGGACGGCGGGCCCAGGAGGCGTACCGCCGCGGTGTGGAAGCGCTTCCCGGGCTCGCACGCCGGCTCGACGGGTGCGAGCTGGTGTCCCGGGTGCGCTCGTGCACCGGGATCGAATCGTACTTCCGGCAATCCAGCGGGCCCGGATGGGCGCTGCCCGGGGACGCCGGACATTTCAAGGATCCGGTGACCGCACAAGGCATTCGAGATGCGCTACGGTACGGCCGGTTGCTCGGCGAGGCGATCGCACCCATCCTCGGGGCGCGCGACGGCGCCGACCGGGACGCGCTCGATCGGGCCACCGCGACGTGGGCAGCACAACGCGAACGCGATTGCATCGAGGTCTACCAATGGACCAACTTCCTCGCGTCCGGCGCGCCACCGTCGCCATTGGAGTACGAGCTCTACCGTCAGGCGCAGACACAGCCCGACTTCGCCGCGGTCCTCAGCGACATCTACAACCGGGTGCAGCCCCCGGCCGCGATGATGCCGGTGACCACGCTGCTCGGGGCCGTCACGCACGCGTTGCGTCGCCCGGGGGTCTCGGTGCGCGACGTCGGCGCAGACCTGCGATCCCAGCAGAAGCGGATGGTTGCCGACTGGCTGGAGAAGCGCAGGTTCCTCCGATCGGATGCCGCCGACGCGCACCCAGCAATCTCCCAGCCGGCGTCGAGGCTCCCACAAGTCGTGTAG